The proteins below come from a single Oscillospiraceae bacterium genomic window:
- a CDS encoding PrgI family protein, with protein MAAYIPVPRDLTRVKTKVFFNLTKRQLLCFGAAALIGVPIFFLVKATGNVSLAALSMMIVMLPLFFLAMYEKDSQPLEVVVEHFIQTKFVRPKVRPYQTDNYYDALMRQYKLEKEVERIVFQKEATGKKHQNACKSESEAAARN; from the coding sequence TTGGCAGCGTATATTCCCGTACCTCGTGACCTGACGAGGGTAAAAACAAAAGTGTTCTTCAATCTGACGAAACGGCAGTTACTTTGCTTTGGTGCGGCGGCGCTCATCGGAGTGCCGATTTTCTTTCTGGTCAAAGCAACCGGAAATGTGAGCCTTGCAGCACTGTCCATGATGATCGTCATGTTACCGTTGTTCTTTCTGGCAATGTATGAAAAGGATAGTCAGCCGTTGGAAGTGGTTGTAGAACACTTCATTCAGACCAAATTCGTTCGTCCCAAGGTTCGCCCTTATCAGACGGACAACTATTATGACGCTTTGATGCGTCAGTACAAACTGGAAAAGGAGGTTGAACGAATTGTTTTTCAAAAAGAAGCCACAGGCAAGAAACATCAAAATGCCTGCAAATCTGAATCGGAAGCAGCAGCGAGAAATTAA
- a CDS encoding CHC2 zinc finger domain-containing protein, translated as MNVFETVKQSVTTRQAAEHYGIHIGRNGMACCPFHNDKTPSMKLDRRYHCFGCGADGDVIDFAAALYGLGKKEAAVQLAQDFGLSYEDWKPPGKAKKPKPRQKSPEEQFQEAKNRCFRILADYLHLLREWRKDYAPHSPEEAFHPRFVEALQKQAHVEYLLDVLLFGETEEKAALITDYGKDVIQLEQRMAELAAADAARTKKHHKRHAAAPEH; from the coding sequence TTGAATGTATTTGAAACTGTGAAGCAGTCCGTCACAACAAGACAGGCTGCGGAGCATTATGGAATCCATATAGGTCGGAACGGGATGGCTTGCTGCCCGTTCCATAACGATAAAACCCCAAGCATGAAGCTGGATCGGCGTTATCACTGCTTCGGCTGCGGTGCAGATGGGGATGTGATTGATTTTGCCGCCGCCCTGTATGGGCTGGGAAAGAAAGAAGCCGCCGTACAACTGGCACAGGACTTCGGGCTTTCCTATGAGGACTGGAAACCGCCGGGAAAGGCAAAAAAGCCCAAGCCCCGGCAGAAATCCCCGGAGGAACAGTTTCAGGAAGCAAAGAACCGCTGCTTCCGTATCCTTGCCGATTATCTCCACCTACTCCGGGAATGGAGAAAAGATTATGCCCCACACTCCCCGGAGGAAGCCTTTCATCCCCGGTTTGTGGAAGCCTTACAGAAGCAAGCCCATGTGGAATATCTGCTGGATGTGCTGCTGTTCGGGGAAACCGAGGAAAAAGCGGCTTTGATTACGGACTACGGAAAGGATGTGATACAGCTTGAACAGCGAATGGCAGAGCTTGCAGCCGCAGACGCAGCAAGAACTAAAAAACACCATAAACGCCATGCAGCCGCCCCAGAGCATTGA
- a CDS encoding CD0415/CD1112 family protein has translation MDSILQQITDWLKEMLVSAIMGNLSGMFESVNNQVGEIATSVGMTPANFSPGVFAMVRNISESVIIPIAGLILTFIACYELIQMIIDHNNLANFETWIFFKWVFKTFVAVMLITNTFNITMAVFDVTQHVINASAGIISGNTAIDASALETMEETLMAMDLGPLLGLFLQSFIVQVTMSALAIIIFVIVYGRMIEIYLMVSLAPIPLSTFGNREQSNIGQNYLRSLFAIGFQGFLIMICVGIYAVLIQSIAFSDDIIGSIWGVMGYTVLLCFTLFKTGSLAKGVFSAH, from the coding sequence TTGGACAGCATACTCCAACAGATCACAGACTGGCTGAAAGAAATGCTCGTTTCAGCTATTATGGGAAATCTGTCGGGGATGTTTGAGTCCGTCAACAACCAGGTTGGCGAGATAGCAACCTCCGTTGGCATGACCCCGGCGAATTTTTCGCCGGGTGTCTTTGCCATGGTACGAAACATCTCCGAGTCAGTGATTATCCCAATCGCAGGCTTGATTCTGACCTTCATTGCCTGTTATGAGCTAATTCAGATGATTATTGACCACAACAATCTGGCAAATTTTGAAACCTGGATCTTCTTCAAATGGGTGTTCAAGACTTTTGTTGCGGTCATGTTAATCACAAACACATTCAATATCACGATGGCTGTGTTTGATGTGACACAGCACGTTATAAACGCAAGCGCCGGTATCATATCCGGAAATACTGCCATAGATGCTTCGGCATTGGAAACAATGGAAGAAACGCTGATGGCAATGGATTTGGGTCCTTTGCTCGGCTTGTTCCTGCAATCCTTTATCGTGCAGGTCACGATGTCCGCTTTGGCAATCATCATCTTTGTGATCGTCTACGGTCGAATGATTGAAATTTATCTGATGGTCAGCCTTGCCCCGATTCCGCTTTCCACTTTTGGAAACAGAGAACAGAGCAATATCGGACAGAATTATCTGCGTTCGCTGTTTGCAATCGGATTCCAGGGATTCCTGATTATGATCTGCGTGGGCATTTATGCGGTGCTGATTCAGTCTATCGCATTCAGTGATGACATCATCGGTTCTATCTGGGGTGTTATGGGCTACACCGTCCTTTTGTGCTTCACCCTGTTTAAGACTGGTTCGCTTGCGAAGGGTGTATTCAGCGCTCACTAA
- a CDS encoding virulence-associated E family protein, with product MQPPQSIEEIKAGLETTEKGGVRQSIRNCLTVFQRDPLLSGAIAYNILTDRKDIIKPIGFHRESTALNDTDMKYLLLYLEETYGLTNEKKIDNAIGIVANENKYHPIRDYLNTLVWDGTERIRFCLRHFLGADADDYTYEALKLFLLGAISRAFQPGCKFEIMLCLVGGQGAGKSTFFRLLAVRDEWFSDDLRKLDDDNVYRKLQGHWIIEMSEMMATANAKSIEEIKSFLSRQKEVYKIPYETHPADRPRQCVFGGTSNALDFLPLDRSGNRRFIPVMVYPEQAEVHILEDEAASRAYIEQMWAEAMEIYRSGRFKLAFSPAMQRYLKEHQRDFMPEDTKAGMIQAYLDKYTGSMVCSKQLYKEALNHVFDEPKQWEIREINEIMNQCISGWRYFPNPRMFSEYGRQKGWERENPATDSGNPSEKTMDGFVEVTEQMELPF from the coding sequence ATGCAGCCGCCCCAGAGCATTGAGGAAATCAAGGCGGGGCTGGAAACTACCGAGAAAGGCGGTGTCCGTCAGAGCATACGAAACTGCCTGACTGTATTCCAGCGTGACCCGCTGCTTTCCGGGGCTATCGCCTACAACATCCTGACCGACCGCAAAGACATCATAAAGCCCATCGGTTTCCACAGGGAAAGCACCGCCTTAAACGATACGGACATGAAGTATCTGCTTCTCTATCTGGAAGAAACCTACGGGCTTACCAATGAGAAAAAGATTGATAACGCCATCGGGATTGTGGCGAATGAAAACAAGTACCATCCCATCCGGGATTATCTCAATACCCTTGTGTGGGATGGGACAGAGCGAATCCGCTTCTGCCTGCGGCACTTTTTGGGGGCTGACGCAGACGATTACACCTATGAAGCGTTGAAGCTATTCCTGCTGGGTGCAATCTCACGAGCCTTTCAGCCCGGATGCAAGTTTGAAATCATGCTCTGTCTGGTAGGCGGTCAGGGGGCTGGCAAGTCCACCTTCTTCCGTCTGCTGGCAGTCCGGGACGAGTGGTTCTCCGATGATTTGCGGAAGTTGGACGATGACAATGTGTACCGCAAGCTGCAAGGTCACTGGATTATCGAAATGTCGGAAATGATGGCAACCGCAAACGCCAAGAGCATTGAGGAAATCAAGTCATTTTTAAGCCGGCAGAAAGAGGTTTACAAGATACCCTATGAAACCCACCCGGCAGACCGCCCCCGTCAGTGCGTGTTTGGCGGCACTTCCAATGCCCTTGACTTCCTGCCCCTTGACCGTTCCGGCAACCGCCGCTTTATCCCCGTCATGGTGTACCCGGAGCAAGCCGAGGTTCACATTTTAGAGGACGAAGCTGCTTCCAGAGCCTATATCGAGCAGATGTGGGCGGAAGCGATGGAGATTTACCGAAGCGGCAGGTTCAAGCTGGCTTTCAGCCCCGCCATGCAGCGGTATCTCAAAGAACACCAGAGGGATTTTATGCCGGAGGACACCAAAGCCGGGATGATACAGGCGTATCTTGATAAGTACACCGGGAGCATGGTCTGCTCCAAGCAGCTCTACAAGGAAGCCTTGAACCATGTCTTTGACGAGCCGAAGCAATGGGAAATCCGGGAAATCAACGAGATTATGAACCAGTGCATTTCCGGCTGGCGGTACTTCCCAAACCCAAGAATGTTTTCCGAATATGGCAGACAAAAGGGCTGGGAGCGTGAAAACCCGGCAACGGACTCCGGCAACCCGTCTGAAAAAACGATGGACGGTTTTGTGGAGGTCACAGAACAGATGGAGCTTCCATTCTGA
- a CDS encoding recombinase family protein, producing MAMMNEMEYRTIGSALAGGYRAAVYCRLSKDDDLQGESASIANQRDMLEKYCEKQGWEVVAVYQDDGFTGLNMERPDLQRMLRAIERRQINLVITKDLSRLGRNYLQTGHLIEDFFPRNGVRYIAMNDGIDTLRDNNDIAPFKNILNEMYSKDISKKVHSSYLLKAQKGQFTGCLAPFGYRKDPEDKNHLLIDEETAPIVRLIFGYALNGHGPNYIRRRLEEEKIPCPTWWNRERGLRNTRTKWEKKDPENGRYMWDFSVIKDLLMNPVYTGAIASQKKDYRFKIGTIGEKKPEDWIVVEGQHEPLIDSMSFDIVQNKLKSRQRPGQTNEISLFAGLIKCGECGKSLTIRYTNAKHPQQIYSCKTYNAFGKNHCTQHRIDYDTLYSHVLRKIRECARAALMDGEAVADRLTNTCEAEQREQREAMERSLTRDEERIEVLDKMVMRLYEDMIAGRISEQNFNTMLEKTQTEQAELKAKVSEGRKRLSDEVQLANDAKQWVEAIQEYANITELDVATLNRLIKEIVVHERIDEDKTRHISIEIHFNLKPIPEVEQVTA from the coding sequence ATGGCTATGATGAACGAAATGGAATACAGAACAATCGGTTCGGCACTTGCCGGAGGGTATCGTGCAGCGGTCTATTGCAGGCTGTCAAAGGACGATGACCTGCAAGGCGAAAGTGCCAGTATCGCAAACCAGCGTGATATGCTGGAAAAATACTGCGAAAAGCAGGGATGGGAGGTTGTGGCAGTCTATCAGGACGATGGCTTCACAGGTCTTAATATGGAGCGTCCTGATTTACAGAGAATGTTGAGAGCCATTGAGCGCAGGCAAATCAACCTTGTCATCACGAAAGACCTCAGCCGACTGGGGCGTAACTATCTGCAAACCGGGCATTTGATTGAGGACTTTTTCCCAAGAAACGGTGTCCGCTATATCGCCATGAATGACGGTATCGACACCCTGCGTGATAACAACGATATTGCCCCGTTCAAGAATATCCTGAACGAGATGTACAGCAAGGATATTTCCAAGAAAGTCCATTCCTCTTATCTTCTGAAAGCGCAGAAAGGACAGTTTACCGGGTGTCTTGCCCCGTTCGGGTATCGGAAAGACCCGGAGGACAAAAACCATCTGCTCATTGACGAGGAAACCGCCCCGATTGTGCGGCTGATTTTCGGATATGCCCTAAACGGTCATGGTCCGAACTATATCCGCAGACGGCTGGAGGAAGAAAAAATCCCCTGCCCCACATGGTGGAACCGGGAACGGGGGCTTCGCAATACCCGCACCAAATGGGAAAAGAAAGACCCGGAAAACGGGCGGTATATGTGGGACTTCTCCGTTATCAAAGACCTTTTGATGAATCCCGTCTACACCGGGGCGATTGCTTCCCAGAAAAAGGACTACCGTTTCAAAATCGGCACGATTGGGGAAAAGAAGCCGGAGGACTGGATTGTGGTGGAGGGACAGCATGAACCGCTGATTGACAGCATGAGCTTTGACATTGTGCAGAACAAGCTGAAATCCCGCCAGCGTCCGGGGCAGACCAATGAAATCAGCCTGTTTGCCGGACTGATAAAATGCGGTGAGTGTGGGAAGTCACTGACGATACGCTACACAAACGCAAAACATCCCCAGCAGATTTACTCCTGCAAAACCTACAATGCCTTTGGAAAGAACCACTGCACCCAGCACCGGATTGATTATGACACCCTTTACAGCCATGTGCTGCGGAAAATCCGGGAATGTGCCAGAGCCGCCCTGATGGACGGGGAAGCGGTTGCCGACCGCTTGACCAATACCTGTGAAGCCGAGCAGCGGGAACAGCGGGAAGCAATGGAACGCTCCCTCACAAGGGACGAGGAACGGATTGAGGTTCTGGACAAAATGGTAATGCGGCTTTATGAGGATATGATTGCAGGGCGTATCAGTGAACAGAATTTCAACACCATGCTGGAAAAGACACAGACCGAGCAAGCGGAGCTTAAAGCAAAAGTGTCCGAGGGCAGAAAGCGGCTGTCCGATGAAGTCCAGCTTGCCAATGACGCAAAACAATGGGTGGAAGCCATTCAGGAATACGCCAATATCACAGAGCTGGACGTAGCCACCCTCAACCGCTTAATCAAAGAAATCGTCGTGCATGAGCGCATTGACGAAGATAAAACAAGACACATTTCTATCGAAATTCATTTTAATCTCAAACCCATCCCAGAGGTGGAACAGGTCACTGCCTGA